CAGCGCGGTGGGTGTCGCGGTGCTGCCGCTGGACGCTCCGGTCGAGGTCGAGATCCAGGTGGAGCTCGTTCAGGGCTGACTTTCCCGCCCGGGACTGACTGCTCGTTCAGGACGCTCCCGGTCAGGCGCTGACTGCTCGTTCAGGTCTCGATGGTGCCGGGTCAGGCCTTCGGTGGAGCTTGTCCACGGCTGAAGTGCCTGCTCGAGTGATGTGTGGGGCCCCGTGCCCGCCGGTTTCCGGTGGGCACGGGGCCCCACTTGTCTTCGGCAATCCCTTGCAACTCTCTTGACGTGGACGCGTCGACGGGTGTGGTCTGTCCATGGTTAGGAATGTTTCCTAACCATCTGAACGTCACCTACACGCACCGCGCATCGTGCACCTCCTCCATCCCGTCGTCCCCAACGAAAGTGGGAGGGATCCGTGGCACCAACCCCCCGCCGGTCGCGCAGAGCGATCGGCGCTCTCGTGGCCGCAGCCACAGCAGCGTTAACCGTGGCCCTGCCGACCGTGAGCAATGCCCGGCCAACCGCCGCCGGGGCAGCGGTCGTCAAGGCCGCGCCGGTCCGGTACGAAGCCGAAACGGCGACGATCTCGCAGGGCGTTGTCGAGTCCAACCACGCCGGCTTCTCCGGCACCGGTTTCGTCAACTACACCAATGTCGCCGGTGGCTATGCGGAGTTCACCGTGGACGCCCCGGCGGCGGGCAGCGCCACCCTGGCGCTCGGCTTCGCCAACGGCACCAACGGCAACCGTCCGCTGGACATCTCCGTGAACGGAGCCGTCACCGCCGCCGATCAGGCCTTCCAGCCCACCGGCGCCTGGACCACCTGGTCCACGGTGACCACCACCGTCGCACTCAAGGCCGGCGCGAACACCATCCGTGCCACCGCCGCAGCCGCCGAGGGCGGCCCCAACCTGGACTTCATCGACGTCACCCCCACCGACGGACAGGCCGGCACGGACTACGAGGCGGAAGCCGGGACGATCTCGCAGGGCGTTGTCGAGTCCAACCACGCCGGCCACTCCGGCACCGGCTTCGTCAACTACAACGCCGTGACAGGCGCGTACGTGGAGTTCACCGTCGACTCCGCGCAGGCAGCCAACGCCGAACTGGACTTCAGCTACGCCAACGGCACCGTGGCAAGCCGTCCGCTGGACATCACCGTGAACGGCACCAACGTCGCCGACGACCTCGCCTTCCCCGGCACCGGCGCCTGGACCACCTGGAAGACCGCCACCGTCAACGCGGCGCTCAAGGCGGGCAGCAACAGGATCCGCGCCACCACGGTCGCGGGCGACGGCCCCAACCTGGACAAGCTCACCGTCGCCGCGAGCGGCCCGGCCGACACCGAGAAGCCCACACCGCCCGCGAACCTGCGCAAGGACGAGGAGCCGACGGCGAGCACAGTCTCGCTGGCCTGGGACGTGTCCACCGACAACGTCAAGGTCGTCGGCTACGACATCTATCAGCACGGCCAGCTGATGAAGCAGGTCGACGGCGGCACCCTGGCCGCCACGGTGGAGAACCTCAACCCCGAGACCTCGTACGACTGGACCGTCTTCGCCCGTGACGCCGCCGCCAATGTCTCGGCCGCGAGCAACGCCGTCACCATCGCCACGCTGCCCGCGCCACCGGACAACGAGGCGCCGAGCATTCCGGGCAGTCTGCGCTCCACCGGCAGGACCGCGACCAGTGTCGACCTCGCCTGGAACGCCTCCACGGACAACGTGAAGGTCACCGGGTACGAGATCCAGCGCGACGGCGCGCCCGCCGCAACCTCCGACTCCGCCTCGACGACCGTCGCGGGCCTGAAGGCCGACACCGCCTACAGGTTCAAGGTCAGGGCTTTCGATCTCAAGGGCAACAAGTCGGAGTTCAGCCCGGAGATCACCGTCACCACCGGCGGCAGCCGGCCCGGCGGGGTCCCCGACCCGGGCACCGTCTCCACCCTCGCCGGCGGTGTGGATGTCGCCTGGGGCCTGGGCTTCCTGCCCGACGGCTCCGGCGTCTACACCGAGCGGAACACCTTCAACGTCTACAGGCTGACGAAGTCCGGCCAGAAGACGCTGATCGGCAAGGTCCCCAACGCCGTGACCACGGGCGGCGAGGGCGGTCTGCTGGGAATCGAGATCAGCCCCAGTTTCAACACCGACCACTACCTCTACTTCACCCACACCGCCTCCGAGGGCAACCGCATCGGGCGGATGAAGTACGAGAACAACGCGCTGAGCGACTACAAGATCCTGCTCCAGGGCATGGAGAAGAGCCGCTTCCACAACGGCGGCCGGCTGCGCTTCGGCCCCGACGGCAAGCTGTACGCCTCCATGGGCGACGCGCAGAGCGGCAGCCGGGCGCAGGACAAGAACTCGCTCAACGGCAAGATCCTGCGCATCAACGCGGACGGCACCATTCCGTCGGACAACCCCTTCGGCAACGCCGTCTGGAGCCTCGGCCACCGCAACCCGCAGGGCCTCGACTTCGACTCCCAGGGCCGGCTCTGGCAGGCGGAGTTCGGCAACAGCAATATGGACGAGGTCAATCTCATCCAGAAGGGCGGCAACTACGGCTGGCCCAACTGCGAGGGCACAAGCGGAAGTTGTTCCGGCTACATTGCGCCCAAGAAGACCTGGCCGACCAGCCAGGCCTCACCCAGTGGCCTGACGATCATCAACGATTACGTCTTTGTCGCCACCACCGTCGGCCAGCGCGTCTACCGGCTGCGCATCGACGCGAGCAGCAACCTGGTCGAGCAGAAGGCGTACTTCCAGGGGACGTACGACCGGCTTCGTACGGTCGAGGTCGACCATGACGGCGACATCTGGCTCACCACATCGACGGACAAGGACGGCACCAACGGCAACGACCGGGTACTGCTGATCGACATCGTCTACTCGGGCGGCAATCCGCAGCCCGGCGATTTCAAACTCACCAGCGGCGCTTTCAGCGACAACGCCGGCATCCCGGCGAAGTACACCTGCGCCGGGGACGGCACCGCGGGCCGGGATCCGTCGCCGCCGCTGGCGTGGGGCGCTGGAGATTCCGCGGCGAAGAGCTACGCGATCGTCTTCGCGGATATCGCCAACAACGGCAACAAGCTGCACTGGGCGATCTGGGACGTACCGGCGTCGAAGCTCTCGCTTCCGGAGGCGCTGGGGTCCGGTTTCAATGTCCCTGGCCAGGACGGCGCGAAGCAGAAGGCGATGGGCAGCGGGGCGAACGCGCAGCAGTTCTTCGGCCCGTGTCCGGGCGGCTCCACGCACCCGTACACCTTCACGCTGTACGCGGTGAACGCGGCGACCGTGCCGGGGCTGACCTCCGGCTCGACGATGGCCCAGATCGAGACGGCGATCAAGAACGCGAGCACCGCGAATGTGAAGCTGCGCGGTAGCTCCAACGCCGGTACGTAAGTGTCGAACGCCGGTATGTGAGTGATCGGGGGGCGGCTCGTTTCACCGGCCGCCCCTCGAACATCACGTCGGATGCGCATAGCATCCGCCCATGTCCAATGGTCAGTGGTACCCGCCGGAGTGGCCGGACCGTATTCGCGCGCTCGCGAGCGGTGAGATCACCGCGGTGACGCCGAAGCGGGCGGCAACCGTGATGCTGCTGCGCGACACGGCGGACGGCCCCGCCGTGCACATGCTGCGCCGACGCGCCTCCATGGCCTTCGCCTCGGGCGCGTATGTGTATCCGGGCGGCGGCGTGGACGAACGCGACGACGATCACCTGGTCCGGTGGGCGGGCCCGTCGCTGACCGCCTGGTCGACCCGTCTGGGCACCGGCCCTGCCGAGGCCCAGGCCATCGTGTGCGCGGCGGTGCGGGAGACGTACGAGGAGGCGGGCGTCCTGCTCGCGGGCCCGACGCCCGACACCGTCGTCGGCGACACGACGGGCGACGACTGGGAGGCGGACCGCCAGGCGCTGGTCGACCGCGACCTGTCCTTCGCGGACTTCCTGGACCGCCGGGGTCTGGTGCTGCGCTCGGACCTGCTGGGCGCGTGGGCGCGGTGGATCACTCCGGAGTTCGAGCCGCGCCGGTACGACACATGGTTCTTCGTGGCGGCACTCCCCGAGGGCCAGCGGACACGGAACGCCTCGACGGAGGCGGACCGCGCGGTCTGGATCCGCCCCCAGGAGGCGACGGCGGGCTACGACAAGGGCGACCTGCTGATGATGCCGCCGACGGTCTCCACCTTGCGGGCGTTGCAGCAGTACGCCACGGCGGCGTCGGCGCTGGCAGCGGCGGGGGAGCAGGAGCTGACCCCGGTCCTGGCCCAGGCGCGGCTGGAGGAGGGCGAACTGGTGCTGAGCTGGCCGGGCCACGACGAATTCACGAAGCACATCCCGACGGGGGGCGGCGCGCAGTGACACGGCGCGATACGGCACGGCTGACGGTGCGCGAGAGGCAGGCGGCTCGCGCCGGGTGCGCGGCGGGCGTCCGGCCGGTTCCGCGGCCGCCCGTGGTGGCCTGCGGCCGTGCCGGGTGCGCGTCGGGGGCGCGGCGTGGCGCTGTGCCGCCGCTGACACCGACCTCTGCCCTGGCGGGAATCCAGCCGCCGACCGGGCCCGGGGCTGCTGTTCGCCGCACCGCGTGTGCGGCGGTGTCGCTGATCCCGCGGCGCGGTGGCGCGCGTCCGCGTGCGTCGGCCGCGGGCCGCGCCGGGCGGGCGTGGCAGTCGCTCCTGTCGCAGCGCCACGCGGCGAAGCCGCTCACCGTAATCGTCGGCCACCCCGGAGGTGCGCGATGACCGACGCCGCCGCGCTGCCCGGGCAGCCCCGTGGTGGTGCGCTCTCCGGGCCCGCCACCGCCCGTGCCGTCAATGTCCTCGCGCCCAATGCGTCCGCGATGACCCTCGACGGCACCAACACCTGGATCGTCTCCGAGCCCGACTCCGAGCTCGCCCTCGTCATCGACCCCGGACCTCTGGACGACATACATCTCCAGGCCGTCATCGCCACCGCCGAGAAGGCGGGCAAGCGGGTCGCCCTGACCCTGCTCACCCACGGCCATCCCGACCACGCCGAGGGTGCCGCGCGCTTCGCCGAGCTGACGCGTACGAAGGTGCGCGCCCTCGACCCCGCGCTGCGGCTCGGTGACGAGGGGCTTGCCGCCGGGGACGTGATCACCACCGGCGGGCTCGAGATGCGCGTCGTCCCCACACCCGGGCACACCTCCGACTCGCTCTGCTTCTACCTCCCCGCGGACCGGGCCGTACTGACCGGTGACACGGTCCTCGGGCGCGGCACGACTCTTGTCGCGCACCCGGACGGGAGGCTCGGCGACTACCTCGACTCCCTCCGCCGGCTGCGTTCACTCACGGTGGACGACGGGGTGCATACGGTGCTGCCGGGTCACGGTCCCGTGCTCGACGACGCCCAGGGCGCGGTGGAGTTCTATCTGGCACACCGCGCGCATCGCCTCGCCCAGGTGGAGACGGCCGTCGAGAGTGGTCACCTCACCGCGGCCGAGGTGGTCGCGGACGTCTACGCGGACGTGGACAGGTCGCTCTGGCCGGCGGCAGAGCTGTCGGTGCGGGCGCAGCTGGAGTACCTCCGCGAGCACGGCCTGATCGAACAGGGCTAGGAGCGGCGCGCCCCGCGCAGGGACGGGCGAGGGGGCTTCGGCCGTGGACGGGCCGCGTACCCCGGCTCCGGCCCACGGACGCCCCGGCGCGCAGCCGCCCCGGCCCACGGCCGCCCATGCCGTGTCGGCTCAGTCCGTGTCGGCTCGTATCCGCGTCAGTCGTGGCCTTGGCGGCCGCGATCCGCTCGCTCGCCGCCGCCACGGCCGGCCGGAACTCCTACGAGAAGGGCTGCCCCGGAGTCGACCGGGGCGGCCCTTGCCGTATGTCTGATGACTGGGCGCCGTCCGGTGACTAGCGCGAGCGCTTCGCGAGGCGCTCCACGTCCAGGAGGATCACCGCACGCGCCTCCAGCCGCAGCCAGCCGCGCTGCGCGAAGTCCGCGAGGGCCTTGTTCACGGTCTCGCGGGAGGCGCCGACCAGCTGGGCCAGCTCTTCCTGCGTCAGGTCGTGCACGACGTGGATGCCCTCTTCCGACTGCACACCGAAGCGGCGCGACAGGTCGAGGAGCGCGCGGGCCACGCGGCCCGGGACATCGGAGAAGACCAGGTCGGACATCTGGTCGTTGGTCTTGCGCAGCCGGCGGGCGACAGCGCGCAGCAGGGCCGTGGCCACCTCGGGCCGGACGTTCAGCCAGGGCTGCAGATCGCCGTGGCCGAGGCCGAGGAGCTTGACCTCGGTCAGCGCGGTGGCGGTCGCGGTACGCGGGCCCGGGTCGAAGAGGGACAGCTCACCGATCAGCTCGCCCGGGCCGAGGACGGCGAGCATGTTCTCGCGGCCGTCGGGGGACGTGCGGTGGAGCTTGACCTTGCCTTCGGTGACCACGTAGAGGCGGTCGCCAGGGTCGCCCTCGTGGAAGAGCGCATCGCTACGGGCGAGCGTCACTTCACTCATCGAGGCGCGGAGCTCCGCGGCCTGCTCATCATCGAGCGCCGCGAAGAGCGGGGCGCGCCGCAGAACGTCGTCCACGAGTTCTCTCCTTGTCGACCTGCTCAGGGACCGTGGCCCCATGATGCCGGACCGCGCAGTGCTAGCCCGGAGGCAACCCCCGGACCCCAGGCAAGTAAATATTCGTGCGATCAATCACAACAAGTTTGACGCACTGGAGTGCCTGTTCGTGCGGCGGGGGCCCGATTGGGTCCTGATTGCCGGTGACCGGGGCGGATGTCAGTGGGGCCCCTTAGGCTGGCCGGGTGTCCAATTCGCCGGTGAGAGCGCAGGCCAAGGGGGCCGGAAGAGTGTCCGGAAAGCAAAATTCCGCTGTGGGCGAACAGTCGTCGTCCAGCCTTAAGAAACCGACAAATATTCCCAAAACGGAATCAAGGCTGGCGATGGTCCGCCGTGCGCGCCGGATCAACCGGGAGCTCGCCGAGCTCTATCCGTACGCCCACCCGGAGCTGGACTTCGTCAATCCCTTCCAGCTGCTCGTCGCCACGGTCCTGTCCGCCCAGACGACCGACCTGAGGGTGAATCAGACCACGCCTGCGCTCTTCGCCAAGTACCCCACGCCCGAGGACATGGCCGCCGCCGCGCCCGAGGAGCTGGAGGAGATCATCCGCCCGACGGGCTTCTTCCGGGCCAAGGCGAAATCCCTCATCGGCCTGTCCGCCGCCCTCAGGGACAACTTCGGCGGCGAGGTTCCGGGCCGGCTGAAGGATCTGGTGACGCTGCCCGGAGTCGGCCGCAAGACGGCGAACGTGGTCCTGGGAAATGCATTCGGCGTCCCGGGGCTGACTGTCGACACGCACTTCGGCCGCCTGGTGCGCCGCTGGAAGTGGACCGAGCAGGAGGACCCGGAGAAGGTCGAGGCGGAGATCGCGGCGATCTTCCCGAAGTCCGAGTGGACCATGCTCTCGCACCGGATCATCTTCCACGGCCGACGTATCTGCCACGCCCGCAAGCCCGCCTGCGGCGCCTGCCCCATCTCGCACCTCTGCCCGTCGTACGGGGAGGGCGAGACGGACCCCGAGAAGGCGAAGAAGCTGCTCAAGTACGAGCTGGGCGGTCAGCCGGGCCAGCGGCTGAGCCCGCCGCCGGACTACCCGGGCGCATCCGCGCCGCCCCTGGGGGCCGCCGGGTGACGCCACGCCCCGAACCGCACGCCGGACGATTCACGGAACGATCCACGCGCCTCGAGGCGTTGTGCACGAGGGGATGCCGATGATGCGCGCTGGAGAAGAGACGTACAACAAGACGCACGACGAGACGTACGAGAAGAGCTACGACGGGCGATACGCCGGCGATGTGGCCGTCACGACCGAGGGCCTGCCCGAGTGGCTCGACCCCGTCGTGCGCGCCGCCCGCACCGTCGAGCCGGAGCAGCTCAGCCGCTTCCTGCCGCCCGAGAGCGGCCGGGGCAGGCAGTCCGCTGTCCTGATCCTCCTCGGCGACGGCGCCAAGGGCCCCGAGCTGCTCCTCATGGAGCGTGCGAGCAGCCTGCGCTCGCACCCGGGGCAGCCCTCCTTCCCGGGCGGCGCCCTCGACCCGGAGGACGGCGACCCGGCCACCACGGGCCCGCTGCGCGCCGCGCTCCGCGAGGCCGAGGAGGAGACCGGCCTCGACCCGGCCGGTGTCCAGATCTTCGGCGTTCTGCCGAGGCTCTACATCCCGGTGAGCAGTTTCGTCGTCACACCCGTATTGGGTTGGTGGCGCATCCCGAGCCCCGTCGGAGCTGTCGATCCCGCGGAGACCGCGAGGGTCTTCACGGTGCCCGTGGCGGATCTCACGGACCCTTCCAACCGGGCGACCGCCGTGCACCCGAGCGGTCACAGCGGGCCCGCATTTATGGTCGAAGGGGCTCTGGTCTGGGGTTTCACCGCCGGTGTCATCGACCGGATCCTGCATTTCGCCGGATGGGAGAGACCATGGGACCGCGCCAAGCAGGTCCCCTTGGACTGGCGCTCATGAAAGTCTGACCCCCAGCCGCTCCAGCCGGACGGAGCATACGGCGACGAACTGCGAGGCTATTGACGGTGAACGTGCTGGACATCCTGCTGCTGGTCGCAGCCGTGTGGTTCGCGAT
This portion of the Streptomyces sp. NBC_01750 genome encodes:
- a CDS encoding PQQ-dependent sugar dehydrogenase, which codes for MALPTVSNARPTAAGAAVVKAAPVRYEAETATISQGVVESNHAGFSGTGFVNYTNVAGGYAEFTVDAPAAGSATLALGFANGTNGNRPLDISVNGAVTAADQAFQPTGAWTTWSTVTTTVALKAGANTIRATAAAAEGGPNLDFIDVTPTDGQAGTDYEAEAGTISQGVVESNHAGHSGTGFVNYNAVTGAYVEFTVDSAQAANAELDFSYANGTVASRPLDITVNGTNVADDLAFPGTGAWTTWKTATVNAALKAGSNRIRATTVAGDGPNLDKLTVAASGPADTEKPTPPANLRKDEEPTASTVSLAWDVSTDNVKVVGYDIYQHGQLMKQVDGGTLAATVENLNPETSYDWTVFARDAAANVSAASNAVTIATLPAPPDNEAPSIPGSLRSTGRTATSVDLAWNASTDNVKVTGYEIQRDGAPAATSDSASTTVAGLKADTAYRFKVRAFDLKGNKSEFSPEITVTTGGSRPGGVPDPGTVSTLAGGVDVAWGLGFLPDGSGVYTERNTFNVYRLTKSGQKTLIGKVPNAVTTGGEGGLLGIEISPSFNTDHYLYFTHTASEGNRIGRMKYENNALSDYKILLQGMEKSRFHNGGRLRFGPDGKLYASMGDAQSGSRAQDKNSLNGKILRINADGTIPSDNPFGNAVWSLGHRNPQGLDFDSQGRLWQAEFGNSNMDEVNLIQKGGNYGWPNCEGTSGSCSGYIAPKKTWPTSQASPSGLTIINDYVFVATTVGQRVYRLRIDASSNLVEQKAYFQGTYDRLRTVEVDHDGDIWLTTSTDKDGTNGNDRVLLIDIVYSGGNPQPGDFKLTSGAFSDNAGIPAKYTCAGDGTAGRDPSPPLAWGAGDSAAKSYAIVFADIANNGNKLHWAIWDVPASKLSLPEALGSGFNVPGQDGAKQKAMGSGANAQQFFGPCPGGSTHPYTFTLYAVNAATVPGLTSGSTMAQIETAIKNASTANVKLRGSSNAGT
- a CDS encoding NUDIX hydrolase: MSNGQWYPPEWPDRIRALASGEITAVTPKRAATVMLLRDTADGPAVHMLRRRASMAFASGAYVYPGGGVDERDDDHLVRWAGPSLTAWSTRLGTGPAEAQAIVCAAVRETYEEAGVLLAGPTPDTVVGDTTGDDWEADRQALVDRDLSFADFLDRRGLVLRSDLLGAWARWITPEFEPRRYDTWFFVAALPEGQRTRNASTEADRAVWIRPQEATAGYDKGDLLMMPPTVSTLRALQQYATAASALAAAGEQELTPVLAQARLEEGELVLSWPGHDEFTKHIPTGGGAQ
- a CDS encoding MBL fold metallo-hydrolase, whose amino-acid sequence is MTDAAALPGQPRGGALSGPATARAVNVLAPNASAMTLDGTNTWIVSEPDSELALVIDPGPLDDIHLQAVIATAEKAGKRVALTLLTHGHPDHAEGAARFAELTRTKVRALDPALRLGDEGLAAGDVITTGGLEMRVVPTPGHTSDSLCFYLPADRAVLTGDTVLGRGTTLVAHPDGRLGDYLDSLRRLRSLTVDDGVHTVLPGHGPVLDDAQGAVEFYLAHRAHRLAQVETAVESGHLTAAEVVADVYADVDRSLWPAAELSVRAQLEYLREHGLIEQG
- a CDS encoding Crp/Fnr family transcriptional regulator; this encodes MDDVLRRAPLFAALDDEQAAELRASMSEVTLARSDALFHEGDPGDRLYVVTEGKVKLHRTSPDGRENMLAVLGPGELIGELSLFDPGPRTATATALTEVKLLGLGHGDLQPWLNVRPEVATALLRAVARRLRKTNDQMSDLVFSDVPGRVARALLDLSRRFGVQSEEGIHVVHDLTQEELAQLVGASRETVNKALADFAQRGWLRLEARAVILLDVERLAKRSR
- the nth gene encoding endonuclease III is translated as MGEQSSSSLKKPTNIPKTESRLAMVRRARRINRELAELYPYAHPELDFVNPFQLLVATVLSAQTTDLRVNQTTPALFAKYPTPEDMAAAAPEELEEIIRPTGFFRAKAKSLIGLSAALRDNFGGEVPGRLKDLVTLPGVGRKTANVVLGNAFGVPGLTVDTHFGRLVRRWKWTEQEDPEKVEAEIAAIFPKSEWTMLSHRIIFHGRRICHARKPACGACPISHLCPSYGEGETDPEKAKKLLKYELGGQPGQRLSPPPDYPGASAPPLGAAG
- a CDS encoding NUDIX hydrolase → MRAGEETYNKTHDETYEKSYDGRYAGDVAVTTEGLPEWLDPVVRAARTVEPEQLSRFLPPESGRGRQSAVLILLGDGAKGPELLLMERASSLRSHPGQPSFPGGALDPEDGDPATTGPLRAALREAEEETGLDPAGVQIFGVLPRLYIPVSSFVVTPVLGWWRIPSPVGAVDPAETARVFTVPVADLTDPSNRATAVHPSGHSGPAFMVEGALVWGFTAGVIDRILHFAGWERPWDRAKQVPLDWRS